Proteins found in one bacterium genomic segment:
- a CDS encoding DUF501 domain-containing protein codes for MDERQVVAAQIGRPSRAEITTLSRCHLDLPVVVRVPPVLEDGTPFPTLYWLTCPLAVKRISRLESGGGVKALDRRADRVAAFGAALDAAHARYAAQRDALLPEGTELQPRGGVAGATSGVKCLHAHYADTRAGNANPVGELASPWVEPLDCPVPCVIESEGKAARNPGWIEPR; via the coding sequence ATGGATGAGCGTCAGGTCGTAGCGGCACAGATCGGCCGGCCATCGAGAGCCGAGATCACCACCCTCTCCCGTTGCCACCTCGACCTCCCGGTTGTCGTCCGGGTGCCCCCGGTACTGGAGGACGGCACACCCTTCCCGACCCTGTACTGGTTGACGTGTCCCCTGGCCGTGAAGCGGATCAGCCGTCTCGAGAGCGGCGGCGGGGTCAAGGCGCTGGACCGGCGGGCGGACCGGGTCGCTGCCTTCGGCGCCGCGCTGGATGCAGCCCACGCCCGTTACGCCGCCCAGCGGGACGCCTTATTGCCCGAGGGCACTGAACTGCAACCCCGGGGAGGAGTAGCCGGCGCCACCAGCGGGGTCAAGTGCCTGCATGCCCACTACGCCGACACCCGAGCCGGCAACGCCAACCCGGTGGGCGAGCTGGCATCTCCCTGGGTGGAGCCGCTCGACTGCCCCGTTCCCTGCGTGATCGAATCCGAGGGCAAAGCCGCCAGGAACCCCGGCTGGATCGAGCCCCGCTGA
- a CDS encoding HNH endonuclease signature motif containing protein, which translates to MFDYLLDYPEADPAQANPAVTADVRGSHAGMFMTRYQKERQDAYDRARHMVEGRGHLTPDVEDAKAEAALVREQAAVSRARGGQLGWVKSMLRRYSAARLGYGNPVDLVASRMDVHRSTARDLVYLAQRLDTSDIDRIRRGEVSYVRVLEETRLREAGASAEEIARTRDLDLNSVGRIVQQMRKITRDDERRIFEGQYVAFQPSLDGSHVRMNGRLGSFEAEICREALNRRGEALVPAGEERPDPGQRRALALTTLCQDELDKHPQVAPAAVPGTPSPRSRREPLLMVVANNPIAEASGFEQGVSVLAGGRVGPGTVDLIQCSGRIENITVTGQDINRHGSTSTIRPGLRRAVLARDDGCTIDGCSSTYRLDVHHILERSRGGDNSPENLTTLCWWHHHVAVHRRGMRIDPQSPPRRRRLLPERRACGYRPPPPDPYTLAALRALAKINRAPP; encoded by the coding sequence ATGTTCGATTACTTGCTCGACTACCCCGAGGCCGACCCGGCCCAAGCAAACCCCGCGGTCACCGCCGACGTCCGAGGATCGCATGCCGGCATGTTCATGACCCGCTACCAGAAGGAGCGGCAGGACGCCTATGACCGCGCTCGCCACATGGTCGAGGGCCGTGGCCATCTAACTCCCGATGTCGAGGACGCCAAGGCCGAAGCTGCGTTGGTTCGGGAGCAGGCCGCAGTCAGCCGGGCCAGAGGTGGTCAGCTGGGCTGGGTCAAGAGCATGCTGCGGCGCTACAGCGCGGCCCGACTCGGGTACGGCAACCCGGTCGATCTGGTGGCTTCACGCATGGATGTCCATCGCTCCACCGCCCGTGACCTGGTCTACCTGGCCCAGCGGCTGGACACCAGCGACATCGATCGGATACGCCGGGGCGAGGTCTCCTACGTCCGTGTCCTGGAGGAGACCCGCCTGCGGGAGGCCGGAGCATCGGCTGAGGAGATAGCCCGGACCCGGGACCTGGACCTCAACTCGGTCGGACGGATCGTCCAGCAGATGCGAAAGATCACCCGCGATGACGAGCGGCGGATCTTCGAGGGCCAGTACGTAGCGTTCCAGCCCTCCCTGGATGGCTCCCACGTACGCATGAACGGCCGCCTCGGATCCTTCGAGGCGGAGATATGCCGAGAGGCCCTCAACCGCAGGGGCGAGGCGCTCGTCCCGGCCGGTGAGGAACGGCCTGACCCAGGGCAACGCAGGGCGTTGGCCCTCACCACCCTATGCCAGGACGAACTGGACAAGCACCCCCAGGTCGCTCCGGCGGCCGTGCCCGGCACCCCATCGCCGCGCAGCCGGCGCGAACCCCTGCTCATGGTCGTGGCCAACAATCCCATCGCCGAGGCGTCGGGCTTCGAGCAAGGCGTCTCCGTCCTGGCAGGAGGCCGGGTCGGTCCCGGCACCGTGGACCTGATCCAGTGTTCCGGCCGCATCGAGAACATCACGGTGACCGGACAGGACATCAACCGTCACGGATCCACCTCGACCATCCGGCCCGGTCTGCGGCGGGCTGTCCTCGCCCGCGACGATGGATGCACCATCGACGGGTGCAGCTCCACCTACCGGCTGGATGTTCACCACATCCTCGAGCGATCCAGAGGCGGTGATAACTCTCCCGAGAACCTCACCACCCTGTGCTGGTGGCACCACCACGTGGCTGTCCATCGCCGAGGCATGCGGATCGATCCCCAATCCCCACCGCGCCGCAGGCGCCTGCTACCCGAGCGCAGGGCCTGTGGCTACCGGCCACCACCCCCCGACCCCTACACCCTCGCCGCACTTCGGGCCCTCGCCAAGATCAACCGAGCCCCACCGTGA
- the eno gene encoding phosphopyruvate hydratase yields MATTITTVRARQILDSRGNPTVEAEVGLTGGAVGRAAVPSGASTGTLEAVELRDGDAAYAGKGVARAVSNVNDILGPAVIGHDATEQPLIDQVMIDLDATTNKGRMGANAILAVSLACARAAAIQLEIPLFRYLGGPSAQDLPVPLLNVLNGGAHAANPLDVQEFMVVPAGLPSFSAALRAGVEVYQTLKKVLSTRGLSTNVGDEGGFAPNLSDSREALDLLMTSIERAGYRPGEEIALALDVAATEFHRDGAYQLEGRSLDATGMVDFYEELVDTYPIVSIEDGLSEDDWEGWSLLTERLGSRCQLVGDDIFVTNRLILRQGIDRGVANAVLVKVNQIGSLSETLHTMEIARGAGYGRVVSHRSGETEDTFIAHLAVATNAGQIKTGAPARSERTAKYNELLRIEERLGSQARYPGLSLYGGG; encoded by the coding sequence GTGGCCACGACCATCACTACGGTCCGTGCTAGGCAGATTCTCGATTCACGCGGAAACCCGACCGTTGAGGCCGAGGTGGGCCTTACCGGTGGCGCCGTGGGTCGGGCCGCCGTTCCCTCCGGCGCCTCCACCGGGACCCTCGAGGCGGTCGAGCTGCGGGACGGGGACGCTGCCTACGCCGGGAAGGGCGTGGCCCGAGCCGTATCGAACGTCAACGACATCCTGGGACCGGCGGTGATCGGGCACGACGCCACCGAGCAGCCGCTCATCGACCAGGTCATGATCGATCTCGACGCCACCACCAACAAGGGTCGGATGGGCGCCAACGCCATCCTGGCGGTGTCACTCGCCTGCGCCCGCGCCGCCGCCATCCAGTTGGAGATACCGCTGTTCCGTTATCTGGGCGGCCCCTCCGCCCAGGATCTACCGGTTCCCCTGCTCAACGTGCTCAACGGAGGCGCCCACGCCGCCAACCCGCTGGACGTCCAGGAGTTCATGGTGGTCCCGGCCGGCCTGCCCTCGTTCTCCGCCGCTCTCCGAGCCGGCGTCGAGGTCTACCAGACGCTCAAGAAGGTCCTTTCCACCCGGGGCTTGAGCACCAACGTGGGCGACGAGGGAGGGTTCGCGCCCAACCTGTCCGACAGCCGGGAGGCTCTGGACCTGCTGATGACCTCCATCGAACGGGCCGGGTACCGGCCGGGTGAGGAGATCGCACTGGCTCTGGACGTGGCCGCCACCGAGTTCCACCGCGATGGCGCCTACCAGTTGGAGGGACGTTCCCTGGACGCGACCGGTATGGTCGACTTCTACGAGGAACTGGTGGATACCTACCCGATCGTGTCCATCGAGGATGGACTGTCCGAGGACGACTGGGAAGGCTGGAGCCTGCTGACCGAGCGGCTGGGGAGCCGTTGCCAACTGGTCGGGGACGACATCTTCGTCACCAACCGCCTGATCCTGCGCCAGGGCATCGACCGGGGCGTGGCGAACGCGGTTCTCGTCAAGGTCAACCAGATCGGGTCGCTCTCCGAGACCCTCCACACCATGGAGATAGCCCGGGGCGCCGGATACGGCAGGGTGGTCTCGCACCGCTCCGGAGAGACCGAGGACACCTTCATCGCCCACCTGGCCGTGGCCACCAATGCCGGACAGATCAAGACCGGAGCCCCGGCCCGCTCGGAACGAACCGCCAAGTACAACGAGCTGCTCCGTATCGAGGAGCGGCTGGGAAGCCAGGCCCGCTACCCGGGCCTGTCGCTCTACGGAGGCGGCTGA
- a CDS encoding septum formation initiator family protein gives MEARQRRGVLLPLIMLGIVLVAAVDVFPIRQLVALNGEAADLRVQLAEIQDQNAQLEREVELLHSPTEIERIARADFGYVNPGETSYVVIMSDEPLNHEPLQGGSGEVVPESGGFWEALWDFLTGRDMSNG, from the coding sequence GTGGAGGCCCGCCAGCGCCGCGGCGTCCTCCTTCCCCTGATAATGCTGGGGATAGTGCTGGTTGCGGCCGTGGACGTGTTCCCGATACGCCAGTTGGTGGCGCTGAACGGTGAGGCCGCGGATCTCCGCGTGCAACTGGCCGAGATCCAGGATCAAAACGCTCAGCTGGAGCGGGAGGTCGAGCTGCTGCACTCCCCCACCGAGATCGAGCGCATCGCCCGCGCCGACTTCGGTTACGTGAATCCCGGAGAGACCAGCTACGTGGTCATCATGAGCGACGAGCCACTCAACCACGAGCCTTTGCAGGGCGGGTCGGGCGAGGTGGTGCCCGAGTCCGGCGGCTTCTGGGAAGCGCTCTGGGACTTCCTCACCGGCCGCGACATGAGCAATGGATGA